One window of Kosakonia cowanii JCM 10956 = DSM 18146 genomic DNA carries:
- the rsmI gene encoding 16S rRNA (cytidine(1402)-2'-O)-methyltransferase yields the protein MKQHESAENSQGQLYIVPTPIGNLADITQRALTVLQDVDLIAAEDTRHTGLLLQHFAINARMFALHDHNEQQKAQMLVAKLKEGQNIALVSDAGTPLINDPGYHLVRTCREAGIRVVPLPGPCAAIAALSAAGLPSDRFCYEGFLPAKSKGRRDALKAIEAEPRTLIFYESTHRLLESLEDMVAVWGPSRYVVLARELTKTWESIQGAPVGELLAWVKEDENRRKGEMVLIVEGHKAQEDALPADALRTLALLQAELPLKKAAALAAEIHGVKKNALYKYALDNQG from the coding sequence ATGAAACAACACGAATCGGCGGAGAATTCTCAAGGTCAGCTTTACATTGTACCTACTCCCATCGGGAATTTGGCTGATATTACCCAACGCGCATTAACCGTGTTGCAAGACGTTGATTTGATTGCTGCTGAGGATACCCGCCACACCGGTTTACTGCTGCAACATTTCGCCATCAACGCGCGGATGTTTGCCCTTCACGACCATAACGAGCAGCAAAAAGCGCAAATGCTGGTGGCGAAGCTGAAAGAGGGGCAGAACATTGCCCTCGTCTCGGATGCGGGCACGCCGCTGATTAACGATCCCGGCTATCACCTGGTGCGTACCTGCCGCGAAGCTGGCATTCGCGTTGTGCCGCTGCCCGGCCCCTGCGCGGCGATTGCCGCCCTCAGTGCGGCAGGGTTGCCCTCCGATCGCTTCTGTTACGAAGGCTTTCTCCCGGCGAAATCTAAAGGCCGCCGCGACGCGCTTAAAGCGATTGAGGCCGAGCCGCGCACGCTGATCTTCTACGAATCGACCCATCGCCTGCTGGAGAGCCTGGAGGATATGGTTGCGGTTTGGGGCCCCTCCCGTTACGTGGTGCTGGCGCGCGAGCTGACCAAAACCTGGGAGAGCATTCAGGGCGCGCCGGTTGGCGAGCTGCTGGCATGGGTGAAAGAGGATGAGAACCGCCGCAAAGGCGAGATGGTGCTGATTGTCGAAGGCCATAAAGCGCAGGAGGACGCGCTACCCGCCGATGCGCTGCGCACGCTGGCGCTGCTGCAAGCCGAACTGCCGCTGAAAAAAGCCGCCGCGCTGGCCGCAGAGATCCACGGCGTGAAGAAAAACGCCCTCTATAAGTACGCACTGGATAACCAGGGGTAA
- a CDS encoding penicillin-binding protein activator, whose amino-acid sequence MLPSKFLRSKATRCLPVVLAALLFAGCGTQSTDQSTSHMEGSAQADSAYYLHQMQQSTDDSKTNWQLLAIRALLKEGKTQHANELFGQLPQDLNDTQRKEYALLAAEMKLAQRDVAGAQALLDKIDPAELEKNQQARYWQIAIAAAQGKPSLTLLRALIARQPLLTTPEEQQKNIDATWQALSSMTQDQARTLVINADEVTLQGWLDLQRMWFDNRNDAKMLKAGISDWQTRYPQNPAAKMLPTQLSNLQNFKPASTSKIALLLPLNGQAAVFGRAIQQGFEAAKNGASPVSGPAVPQQVAQAATSDVVSPSQANVADLTSGEAQPNVAAPTAQPVQAPDSAAQSAPAEETQPAENAQQPAANNEQPAESAQQTPAATAPQTTTSQPVAVTAQSNAGAELKIYDTSAQPMDQILNQVQQDGASIVVGPLLKNHVEELMRSHTTLNVLALNQPEQVENRPNICYFALSPEDEARDAARHIHDQGRQAPLLLIPRSALGDRVSTAFADEWQKIGGGVVLAQKFGSTAELRMGLNGRSGISMTGSPVSASLPQQQGVTIGGLNIPAPPSDAQISGGGKVDAVYILATQDEIALIKPMITLRTGSQSGVMLYASSRSAQGGAGPDFRLEMEGLQYNEIPMLAGANPSLMQQALRSVNNDYSLARLYAMGADAWSLANNFSQMRQVPGFELNGNTGDLTATQDCVINRKLSWLKYQQGQIVPAN is encoded by the coding sequence ATGCTACCGTCAAAATTTCTTCGTTCGAAAGCCACGCGCTGCCTGCCTGTGGTGCTGGCCGCCCTGCTGTTCGCGGGCTGCGGCACACAGTCAACAGACCAGAGCACCTCGCATATGGAGGGCTCAGCGCAGGCTGATTCTGCCTACTATCTGCATCAGATGCAGCAAAGCACAGATGATAGCAAGACCAACTGGCAATTACTCGCCATTCGTGCACTGCTCAAAGAGGGCAAAACCCAGCACGCCAACGAGCTGTTTGGTCAGCTGCCGCAGGATCTGAACGATACGCAGCGTAAAGAGTACGCGCTGCTCGCCGCCGAAATGAAGCTGGCGCAGCGTGATGTAGCTGGTGCGCAGGCGCTGCTTGATAAGATCGATCCCGCTGAGCTTGAGAAGAACCAGCAGGCGCGTTACTGGCAGATCGCCATTGCCGCCGCGCAGGGTAAACCCTCCCTGACGCTGCTGCGCGCTCTTATCGCCCGCCAGCCGCTGCTGACGACGCCGGAAGAGCAGCAGAAAAATATTGATGCTACCTGGCAGGCGCTCTCTTCGATGACCCAGGATCAGGCGAGAACGCTGGTGATCAACGCCGATGAAGTGACCCTACAGGGCTGGCTCGATCTGCAGCGTATGTGGTTCGACAACCGCAACGATGCCAAAATGCTGAAAGCCGGTATCAGCGACTGGCAGACCCGCTACCCGCAGAACCCGGCGGCGAAAATGCTGCCGACTCAGCTCTCCAATCTGCAAAATTTCAAACCGGCATCGACCAGTAAAATCGCCCTGCTGCTGCCGTTAAACGGCCAGGCGGCGGTGTTTGGTCGCGCTATTCAGCAGGGTTTTGAAGCGGCGAAAAACGGCGCTTCGCCGGTCTCCGGCCCGGCGGTTCCACAGCAGGTGGCGCAAGCGGCCACCTCTGACGTGGTAAGCCCTTCGCAGGCGAATGTTGCCGACCTGACCAGTGGCGAGGCACAGCCGAACGTTGCTGCACCGACTGCCCAGCCGGTACAGGCACCGGATAGCGCGGCGCAAAGCGCCCCTGCCGAAGAAACACAGCCTGCGGAAAATGCACAGCAGCCAGCCGCCAATAACGAGCAGCCTGCTGAAAGCGCGCAGCAAACGCCTGCGGCGACGGCACCACAAACCACCACCTCTCAGCCTGTCGCCGTTACTGCACAATCTAACGCGGGCGCGGAGCTGAAAATCTATGACACCAGCGCGCAGCCGATGGATCAGATCCTCAACCAGGTGCAGCAGGATGGCGCAAGCATCGTCGTCGGCCCGCTGTTGAAAAACCATGTTGAAGAGTTGATGCGCAGCCATACCACGCTCAATGTGCTGGCGCTTAACCAGCCGGAGCAGGTCGAGAACCGCCCGAACATCTGCTACTTCGCCCTGTCGCCGGAAGATGAAGCCCGCGACGCGGCGCGCCATATTCACGATCAGGGGCGTCAGGCACCGCTGCTGCTGATCCCACGCAGCGCGCTGGGCGATCGCGTCAGCACCGCCTTTGCTGACGAGTGGCAGAAAATCGGCGGCGGCGTTGTGCTGGCGCAGAAGTTTGGTTCCACCGCCGAGCTGCGTATGGGGCTGAATGGCCGCTCCGGCATCTCAATGACCGGCAGCCCGGTCTCCGCCAGCCTGCCGCAGCAGCAGGGCGTCACCATTGGCGGCCTCAATATTCCGGCACCGCCGAGCGATGCGCAGATTAGCGGCGGCGGCAAAGTTGATGCGGTCTATATTCTGGCAACGCAGGATGAAATTGCGCTGATCAAACCGATGATCACCCTGCGCACCGGCAGCCAGAGCGGTGTGATGCTCTACGCCAGCTCGCGCAGCGCACAGGGCGGCGCAGGGCCGGACTTCCGCCTTGAGATGGAAGGGCTGCAATACAATGAGATCCCGATGCTCGCAGGCGCGAATCCTTCCCTGATGCAGCAAGCGCTGCGCAGTGTGAATAACGACTACTCGCTGGCGCGTCTCTACGCGATGGGCGCGGATGCCTGGTCGCTGGCGAATAACTTCTCGCAAATGCGTCAGGTGCCGGGCTTTGAGCTGAACGGCAATACCGGCGACCTCACCGCCACCCAGGATTGCGTGATCAACAGGAAGTTGTCATGGCTCAAATACCAGCAGGGGCAGATCGTCCCGGCAAACTAA
- a CDS encoding YraN family protein, which translates to MAQIPAGADRPGKLTRKQSGDAWEMEARRFLQSKGLRFIAANVRERGGEIDLIMRHGSTTVFVEVRYRASARFGGAASSITLAKQRKLLHTAHLWLARHNGSFDTVDCRFDVVAFTGNDVEWLQNAFGGHA; encoded by the coding sequence ATGGCTCAAATACCAGCAGGGGCAGATCGTCCCGGCAAACTAACCCGCAAACAGAGCGGCGATGCCTGGGAGATGGAGGCGCGCCGTTTTCTGCAGAGCAAGGGATTGCGTTTTATCGCCGCCAACGTGCGCGAGCGCGGCGGCGAAATCGACCTGATTATGCGCCACGGTAGCACCACCGTCTTCGTCGAGGTGCGCTACCGCGCCTCGGCGCGTTTTGGCGGCGCGGCAAGCAGCATAACCCTCGCCAAGCAGCGCAAACTGCTGCATACCGCCCATTTGTGGCTTGCCCGGCACAATGGGAGTTTTGATACTGTGGATTGCCGGTTTGATGTGGTAGCCTTCACCGGAAATGACGTTGAGTGGCTACAGAACGCCTTTGGCGGCCACGCATAA
- the diaA gene encoding DnaA initiator-associating protein DiaA — translation MLERIKVCFTESIQTQIAAAEALPDAISRAAMTMVHSLLNGNKILCCGNGTSAANAQHFAASMINRFETERPSLPAIALNTDNVVLTAIANDRLHDEIYAKQVRALGHNGDILLAISTRGNSRDIVKAVEAAVTRDMSIIALTGYDGGELAGLLGPQDVEIRIPSHRSARIQEMHMLTVNCLCDLIDNTLFPHQDD, via the coding sequence GTGCTCGAACGAATTAAAGTCTGCTTTACGGAAAGCATTCAAACTCAAATTGCAGCTGCGGAAGCGCTGCCCGATGCGATTTCCCGCGCAGCCATGACAATGGTGCACTCCCTGCTCAACGGCAACAAAATCCTCTGTTGTGGCAACGGCACCTCCGCCGCCAACGCACAGCATTTTGCTGCCAGCATGATCAACCGTTTTGAAACAGAGCGCCCCAGTTTACCTGCCATTGCACTTAATACCGATAATGTGGTCTTAACCGCGATAGCGAATGACCGTCTGCATGACGAGATCTATGCCAAGCAGGTGCGCGCCCTGGGCCATAACGGCGACATTTTGCTGGCGATCTCCACCCGGGGTAACAGCCGCGATATCGTAAAAGCCGTGGAAGCGGCCGTGACGCGCGATATGTCGATCATCGCGCTGACCGGTTATGACGGCGGCGAGCTGGCTGGCCTGCTGGGCCCGCAGGATGTGGAAATTCGTATTCCTTCTCACCGCAGCGCGCGCATCCAGGAGATGCACATGCTGACGGTGAATTGCTTGTGCGATTTGATTGATAACACGCTTTTTCCTCACCAGGATGATTAA
- the dolP gene encoding division/outer membrane stress-associated lipid-binding lipoprotein gives MKAFTPLAVLISALLLQGCVGAVVVGSAAVGTKAATDPRTVGTQVDDGTLELRVNSALSKDQQLKKEARVNVTAYQGKVLLTGQAPNTELSSRAKQIAIGVEGATEVFNEIRPGQPIGLGTASSDTWITTKVRSQLLGSDQVKSSNVKVTTENGEVFLMGLVTAREGQAAADIASRVSGVKHVTTAFTLLK, from the coding sequence ATGAAGGCATTTACGCCCCTCGCAGTCCTTATTTCCGCACTGCTGCTACAGGGTTGCGTTGGCGCAGTGGTGGTCGGGTCTGCCGCCGTTGGCACCAAAGCCGCGACGGATCCCCGCACCGTGGGCACCCAGGTGGATGACGGCACCCTGGAGCTGCGCGTCAACAGCGCACTGTCTAAAGATCAGCAGTTGAAGAAAGAGGCGCGTGTTAACGTCACCGCCTATCAGGGGAAAGTGCTGTTGACCGGCCAGGCGCCGAATACCGAACTCTCTTCACGGGCGAAACAGATTGCCATCGGCGTGGAAGGCGCAACGGAAGTCTTTAACGAGATCCGTCCGGGCCAGCCGATTGGTCTGGGAACGGCCTCGTCCGATACCTGGATCACCACCAAAGTGCGCTCGCAGCTGCTCGGCAGCGACCAAGTGAAATCCTCTAACGTGAAAGTCACCACCGAGAACGGCGAAGTGTTCCTGATGGGTCTGGTGACCGCGCGTGAAGGCCAGGCCGCGGCGGATATCGCCAGCCGCGTCAGCGGCGTCAAGCACGTCACCACCGCCTTTACCCTGCTCAAATAA
- a CDS encoding permease, with translation MAGQSSPHAATPIQWWKPALFFLVVIVGLWFVKWQPYYGKAFTAAETHSIGKSILAQADASPFKAALDYAMVYFLAVWKAAVLGVLLGSLIQVLIPRDWLLRTLGQQRFRGTLLGTLFSLPGMMCSCCAAPVAAGMRRQRVSMGGALAFWMGNPLLNPATLVFMGFVLGWHFAAIRLVAGLVTVLGVAMIVQSVVKESPQQAEAVDITLPEPQGSFMARWGRALWQLFWSTIPVYILAVLVLGAARVWLFPHADGAVDNTVLWVVAMAIAGCLFVIPTAAEIPIVQTMMLAGMGMAPALALLITLPAVSLPSLVMLRKSFPAKALWLTAALVAVCGMLTGFVALV, from the coding sequence ATGGCTGGTCAGTCTTCACCTCATGCGGCGACACCGATCCAATGGTGGAAACCCGCGCTGTTCTTTCTTGTTGTTATTGTTGGTCTCTGGTTCGTGAAATGGCAGCCTTATTACGGCAAAGCCTTCACCGCCGCCGAGACGCATAGCATTGGTAAATCGATTCTTGCCCAGGCTGATGCCAGCCCGTTTAAGGCGGCGCTGGATTACGCCATGGTCTATTTCCTCGCCGTCTGGAAAGCCGCCGTGCTTGGCGTGCTGCTCGGCTCACTGATTCAGGTGCTGATCCCGCGCGACTGGCTGCTGCGCACGCTTGGGCAGCAGCGCTTTCGCGGCACGCTGCTCGGCACGCTCTTCTCTTTACCGGGCATGATGTGCTCCTGCTGCGCGGCACCCGTCGCGGCCGGTATGCGTCGCCAGCGTGTTTCGATGGGCGGTGCGCTCGCCTTCTGGATGGGCAACCCGCTGCTTAACCCGGCCACGCTGGTGTTTATGGGCTTTGTCCTCGGCTGGCACTTCGCCGCCATTCGCCTGGTGGCAGGGTTGGTGACGGTGCTTGGTGTGGCGATGATTGTGCAGAGCGTGGTTAAAGAGAGCCCGCAGCAGGCGGAGGCCGTGGATATCACGCTGCCGGAGCCGCAGGGCAGCTTTATGGCTCGCTGGGGCCGGGCGCTGTGGCAGCTCTTCTGGAGCACCATCCCGGTCTATATTCTTGCGGTGCTGGTACTTGGCGCAGCGCGCGTCTGGCTCTTCCCCCATGCCGATGGCGCGGTGGATAACACGGTACTCTGGGTGGTGGCGATGGCGATTGCCGGCTGTCTGTTTGTCATTCCAACGGCGGCCGAGATCCCGATTGTGCAGACCATGATGCTGGCGGGGATGGGCATGGCGCCTGCGTTGGCGCTGCTGATTACGCTGCCGGCGGTAAGCCTGCCGTCGCTGGTGATGCTGCGCAAATCCTTCCCGGCAAAAGCCCTGTGGCTGACCGCCGCGCTGGTGGCGGTGTGCGGAATGTTGACCGGATTTGTCGCGCTGGTGTAA
- a CDS encoding NAD(P)H-binding protein, which produces MERVLITGATGLVGGHLLRLLMAEPGVDAIFAPTRRPLQSAEGVINPHDPQLSDALAQVTEPVDTVFCCLGTTRREAGSKEAFVLADYTLVVDTALTGQRLGARQLLVVSSMGANAHSPFFYNRVKGEMEAALIAQQWPSLTLARPSMLLGEREKKRANESLLAPLFRLLPGNWKSIAAQDVARALLAAARSGGNRGVEIIESAQLRAMAAQSPFAK; this is translated from the coding sequence ATGGAACGGGTATTAATCACCGGTGCGACCGGTTTAGTGGGTGGGCATCTGCTGCGGTTGCTGATGGCGGAACCGGGCGTCGACGCCATCTTTGCGCCAACGCGTCGCCCACTGCAAAGTGCCGAAGGCGTCATTAATCCGCATGATCCGCAACTCAGCGATGCGCTGGCGCAGGTCACCGAACCGGTTGATACGGTCTTCTGCTGCCTGGGCACCACGCGGCGCGAAGCGGGCAGCAAAGAGGCGTTTGTGCTGGCCGATTACACGCTGGTGGTGGACACGGCGTTAACCGGCCAGCGGCTGGGCGCCAGACAGTTGCTGGTGGTGAGTTCAATGGGCGCTAATGCACATTCGCCCTTTTTCTATAACCGGGTGAAAGGGGAGATGGAGGCGGCGCTTATCGCGCAGCAGTGGCCATCGTTGACGCTGGCGCGCCCGTCGATGCTGCTCGGCGAACGTGAGAAAAAGCGCGCTAACGAATCATTGCTGGCACCGCTTTTCCGCCTGCTGCCGGGTAACTGGAAGTCGATTGCCGCGCAGGATGTCGCCCGCGCGCTGCTGGCCGCTGCGCGTTCTGGCGGCAATCGCGGCGTTGAGATTATCGAATCGGCCCAGTTGCGGGCGATGGCCGCTCAGAGCCCGTTTGCAAAATAG
- a CDS encoding type 1 glutamine amidotransferase domain-containing protein codes for MSKKIAVLITDEFEDSEFTSPAEAYRKAGHEVVTIEKEAGKTVTGKQGEAKVKIDKAIDEVSPDEFDALLLPGGHSPDSLRGDDRFVTFTREFVNSGKPVFAICHGPQLLISADVIRGRKLTAVKPIVIDVKNAGAEFFDQEVVIDKDQLVTSRTPDDLPAFNREALRLLGA; via the coding sequence ATGAGCAAGAAAATAGCGGTCTTGATCACCGACGAGTTTGAAGATTCAGAATTCACCTCTCCGGCAGAAGCGTATCGCAAGGCCGGGCATGAGGTTGTGACGATTGAGAAAGAGGCCGGAAAAACCGTCACCGGCAAACAGGGCGAGGCAAAAGTTAAGATCGATAAAGCCATTGATGAGGTGAGCCCGGATGAATTTGACGCCCTGCTGTTACCCGGCGGCCACTCCCCTGACTCCCTGCGCGGCGACGATCGCTTTGTCACCTTTACCCGCGAGTTTGTTAACTCCGGTAAACCGGTATTCGCCATCTGCCATGGCCCACAGCTGCTGATCAGCGCTGATGTTATTCGCGGTCGCAAGCTGACGGCGGTGAAACCGATTGTGATTGATGTGAAAAACGCGGGTGCGGAGTTCTTCGACCAGGAAGTGGTAATCGATAAAGATCAGCTGGTCACCAGCCGTACGCCTGACGACTTACCGGCATTTAACCGCGAAGCGCTGCGTCTACTCGGTGCCTGA
- a CDS encoding YhbP family protein produces MESLAAINRWLAKQHVVTWCVAKEGELWCANAFYIYDPQAVAFYVLSEDKTRHAQMTGVQSKVAGTVNGQPKSVALIRGVQFSGEIKRLEEAESAVLRERYNRRFPIARALSAPMWEIRLREIKFTDNTLGFGKKFHWLRDSGTE; encoded by the coding sequence ATGGAGTCCCTTGCGGCGATTAACCGCTGGCTGGCAAAGCAGCATGTCGTGACCTGGTGCGTGGCAAAAGAGGGCGAACTCTGGTGCGCCAATGCGTTTTATATCTACGATCCGCAGGCCGTCGCCTTCTATGTGCTGAGCGAAGATAAAACGCGCCATGCGCAGATGACAGGCGTACAGTCTAAGGTTGCCGGTACGGTTAACGGGCAGCCGAAAAGCGTTGCCTTGATTCGCGGCGTACAGTTTTCCGGTGAGATAAAACGGCTGGAAGAGGCGGAAAGCGCGGTGCTGCGCGAACGCTACAACCGACGCTTTCCGATAGCCCGCGCGCTGTCAGCCCCGATGTGGGAGATTCGCCTTCGCGAAATCAAATTCACCGACAACACGCTGGGGTTTGGCAAAAAATTTCACTGGTTACGCGACTCAGGCACCGAGTAG
- a CDS encoding GIY-YIG nuclease family protein, giving the protein MLFFAHLNTAKIAMTPWFLYLIRTRDNLLYTGITTDVARRFTQHQTGKGAKALRGKGALELVFSAQVGERSLALRLEYRIKQLTKHQKERLVAGEGIFEALRETLLTSAVKSD; this is encoded by the coding sequence ATGCTATTTTTCGCCCACCTTAACACAGCGAAGATTGCCATGACGCCCTGGTTTCTCTATCTCATCCGCACGCGCGACAACCTGCTCTACACCGGTATTACCACCGATGTTGCACGGCGTTTTACGCAGCATCAAACGGGAAAGGGAGCAAAAGCGTTGCGCGGTAAGGGTGCGCTGGAACTGGTCTTTTCGGCGCAGGTTGGTGAGCGTTCGCTGGCGCTACGCCTTGAGTACCGCATTAAGCAGTTGACCAAGCACCAGAAAGAGCGCCTCGTTGCCGGAGAGGGCATCTTCGAGGCGCTACGGGAAACGCTACTGACGTCAGCGGTTAAAAGCGATTGA
- a CDS encoding GNAT family N-acetyltransferase, with amino-acid sequence MLIRVEIPIDAPGIDALLRRSFNGEAEASLVHDLREDGLITLGCVATDDEGQVVGYVAFSPVAVAGEELQWVALAPLAVDEAYRGQGIARQLVYEGLDSLNEFGYAAAVTLGDADFYQRLGFERASQYDLRCAWSQSEAAFLVHRLADDAFNGVSGLVEYSDHFNRF; translated from the coding sequence ATGCTGATTAGAGTTGAAATTCCCATTGATGCACCCGGTATTGATGCCCTGCTGCGCCGCAGTTTTAACGGCGAGGCTGAAGCGTCACTGGTGCACGATCTGCGTGAAGACGGGTTGATCACGCTGGGATGCGTTGCCACGGACGATGAAGGGCAGGTAGTGGGCTATGTGGCATTTAGCCCGGTCGCTGTCGCAGGTGAGGAGTTACAGTGGGTCGCGCTTGCGCCGCTGGCGGTAGATGAAGCCTACCGTGGTCAGGGCATCGCCCGCCAGCTCGTCTATGAAGGGCTGGATTCCCTCAACGAATTTGGCTACGCCGCTGCGGTAACGCTGGGTGATGCCGATTTCTACCAGCGTTTGGGCTTTGAGCGCGCCTCGCAGTACGATTTACGCTGCGCCTGGTCGCAAAGCGAAGCCGCATTCCTGGTACATCGCCTTGCTGACGACGCCTTCAATGGCGTCAGTGGTCTGGTGGAGTACAGCGATCACTTCAATCGCTTTTAA
- the ubiT gene encoding ubiquinone anaerobic biosynthesis accessory factor UbiT has translation MLEKLRSQLVHLGPSLLAFPVKLTPFVLKRQVLEQVLRWQFQQALADGELEFLEGRWLSIQVRDIGLTWYTSVEDGQMIVRESADADVSFSADASDLLMIAARKQDPDTLFFQRRLLIEGDTELGLYVKNLMDAIELEQMPKPLRVMLLQLADFVEAGLKAPPATTQPSVGEPC, from the coding sequence GTGTTGGAAAAATTGCGCTCACAGCTTGTTCATCTTGGCCCGTCACTGCTTGCTTTTCCGGTGAAGCTGACGCCGTTTGTGCTTAAACGTCAGGTACTTGAGCAAGTGCTGCGCTGGCAATTCCAACAGGCGCTGGCGGATGGTGAGCTTGAGTTTCTCGAAGGGCGCTGGTTAAGTATTCAGGTACGTGATATTGGCCTGACGTGGTATACCTCTGTTGAGGATGGGCAGATGATCGTACGTGAATCTGCCGACGCGGATGTCAGCTTTAGCGCCGATGCCAGCGATTTACTGATGATTGCCGCGCGAAAACAGGATCCGGATACGCTTTTCTTCCAGCGTCGCCTGCTTATTGAAGGGGACACGGAACTGGGGCTGTATGTTAAAAACCTGATGGACGCCATTGAGCTGGAGCAGATGCCAAAACCCCTGCGGGTGATGCTGCTACAGCTGGCGGATTTTGTTGAGGCGGGCCTGAAAGCGCCGCCTGCAACGACACAACCTTCTGTAGGTGAGCCATGCTGA
- the ubiU gene encoding ubiquinone anaerobic biosynthesis protein UbiU produces MELLCPAGNLPALKAAIENGADAVYIGLKDDTNARHFAGLNFTEKKLQEAVSFVHQHRRKLHIAINTFAHPDGYQRWERAVDMAAQIGADALILADIAMLEYAAARYPHIERHVSVQASATNEEAIRFYHRHFDVARVVLPRVLSIHQVKQLARVTPVPLEVFAFGSLCIMAEGRCYLSSYLTGESPNTVGACSPARFVRWQQTPQGLESRLNDVLIDRYQEGENAGYPTLCKGRYRVDGERYHALEEPTSLNTLELLPDLLAANIASVKIEGRQRSPAYVSQVAKVWRQAIDRCIASPQDFVPQPAWMETLGAMSEGTQTTLGAYHRKWQ; encoded by the coding sequence ATGGAGTTGCTCTGCCCTGCCGGGAACCTACCGGCACTGAAAGCGGCCATCGAAAACGGTGCCGATGCGGTGTATATCGGCCTGAAAGATGACACGAACGCCCGCCATTTTGCCGGACTCAACTTTACCGAGAAGAAGCTGCAGGAAGCGGTCAGTTTCGTCCATCAGCACCGCCGCAAGCTGCATATTGCTATCAACACCTTTGCGCACCCGGATGGCTATCAGCGCTGGGAGCGTGCGGTGGATATGGCGGCGCAGATTGGTGCCGATGCGCTGATTCTTGCCGACATCGCAATGCTGGAGTATGCCGCCGCGCGCTATCCGCACATCGAGCGCCACGTCTCCGTACAGGCCTCGGCGACCAACGAAGAGGCGATCCGCTTCTATCACCGTCACTTTGATGTCGCCCGCGTGGTGCTGCCGCGCGTACTCTCCATTCATCAGGTCAAACAGCTTGCCCGCGTGACGCCGGTGCCGCTGGAAGTGTTTGCCTTCGGCAGCTTGTGCATCATGGCCGAAGGGCGCTGCTACCTCTCCTCTTACCTGACCGGCGAGTCGCCGAATACCGTTGGTGCCTGCTCTCCGGCGCGCTTTGTGCGCTGGCAGCAGACGCCGCAGGGGCTGGAATCGCGCCTCAACGATGTGCTGATCGATCGCTATCAGGAGGGGGAAAACGCCGGTTACCCGACGCTGTGTAAAGGGCGCTATCGGGTGGATGGCGAGCGCTACCACGCGCTGGAGGAGCCGACCAGCCTCAATACGCTTGAGCTGCTGCCGGATCTGCTTGCGGCAAATATCGCCTCGGTGAAGATTGAAGGACGCCAGCGCAGCCCGGCATATGTCAGCCAGGTGGCAAAGGTGTGGCGACAGGCGATCGATCGCTGCATTGCCTCCCCGCAGGATTTTGTGCCGCAACCGGCGTGGATGGAGACACTCGGTGCCATGTCAGAAGGCACCCAGACCACCCTCGGCGCATATCACCGTAAATGGCAGTAG